The following is a genomic window from Halobacterium sp. R2-5.
CCGCCCGTGGTGAGTACCTCGTGGACGGTCTCGAGGTCCGGCGAACACGACGGACACTCGAAGGGGACGTGCTCCCCGACGTTCTCGCTCATACCGCCATCTAGCGGTCGCGTACGTAAAAGACCGCGGAGTTACGGGCTCGGCAATTCGACTTCCTCACCGTCGGCGAAGACCGTGGGCTCCCGGATGATGCCGTCGAGGTGCAGGGGGGCGTCCGTGTCGCCGCCGATGCCGGCGTCGTCGCCGATGGCGACGTGGACGGTGCCCGCGGCCTTCTCGTCGAGGAGGACGCTCCCGACGAGCTCGGTGACGGCGACGTTCGTACCGATGCCGAGCTCCGCGAGGTTGTACGCGTCGTCGCCGACCTGCTCGCTGGCGGCCTCGACCTGCTCGCGGACCTGCGAATCCGAGATGTCCGTGACGTAGCCGTCCTCGACCTCGAAGGTGAGCTCTTCGTCCTCGTCGAGGCGGCCGTGGGGCATCATCGTGCCGTCGACGACGTACGTGCCGTTCGCGTCCTCGGGGGAGACGAACACCTCGCCCGCGGGGAGGTTCGAGAAGTCGCCGGGCTCGTGGACGATGCCGGTGTCGTCGCGCCACTCGCGGTTCCCGGGTTCGAACGTGGTGTCCGTGCCCGCGGGCGTCGTCACACGGAGTTCGTCCGCGTCCTCGACCTGCGCGAGCATGTCCTCGCAGTGCCGGGCGATGGTCTCGTAGTCGGCGTCGAGACCGGTCGTGAACACGTCCTCCGTGATGCCGGGGAGGGTTGCGCCGCGGGCGCCGGCGTCGTTGGCGGCGCCGCGAGCGCGCGTGTGACTCAGGCTCTTCGTCGTCGGCGCGATGAACACGTCCGCGTCCGCCATCGCGGCGGCGACGGGGCCCGGCGGCTCCTCGCCGTGCTGGTCGCCCGGCGGATACCGAAGCAGCGTCGCGTCCGTGATCTCGCTGGCGACCTCGTAGAGCGCCTCGCCGATCTCCCGGCGCTTGTCGTCGGTGACGACCACGCAGGACTCCTCGGGTTCGAGGCCGAGGCACTGTTCGACGGCGGTCTCCGCGGCCGCTCGCAGGGCTGTCATGCTCGGGCGTTCTCGCGGAGACGCGTTAGGTCTTGTTGCTCGGCCCCGCCGCCGACGACTTACTCGAATCGCGGTAAATCGGTTCTGCGAAACGGTTAACCGGCGGCGCGTGGCAGTTTCAGGTACATGATTCGCGTCGGCATCAACGGCTACGGCACCATCGGGAAGCGAGTCGCGGACGCGGTCCGCGACCAGCCCGACATGGACGTCGTCGGCGTCGCCAAGACCCGCCCGAACTACGAGGCCGAGCAGGCCGTCGAGCGCGGCTACGACCTCTACGCCGCAATCGAAGACCGCGCCCACCAGTTCTCCGAGGCCGGCATCGAGACCGCGGGCCTCGTCGACGAACTCGTCGCGACCAGCGACGTCGTCGTAGACGCCACGCCCTCCGGCATCGGCGCGCAGAACCGCTCGCTGTACGAGGAGTACGACACGCCCGCCATCTACCAGGGCGGCGAGGACGCCGGCGTGGCGGACGTCTCGTTCAACGCGCGCTCGAACTACGACGACGCCGTTGACGCCGACCACGTCCGCGTCGTCTCCTGCAACACGACGGGGCTCTCGCGGCTCGTCGCGCCGCTCCGCGAGGCGTACGGCGTCGAGAAGGTGCGCGCGACGCTCGTGCGGCGCGGCGGCGACCCGAGCCAGACCGGCCGCGGCCCCATCAACGACATCCTCCCGAACCCCATCTCGATTCCGAGCCACCACGGCCCCGACGTGCAGACCATCTTCCCCGACCTCGACATCGACACGCTCGGGCTGAAGGTGCCCGCGACCCTGATGCACATGCACGCGATAAACGTCGAGCTCGCCGCCGAACCCGACGCCGACGAGGTCCGGGACCTGCTCGGCGAGCAGTCCCGCATCACGGTCGTCGACGAGGACCTCGGTATCGAGGGGACGGGGCAGCTCAAGGAGTGGGCGCTCGACCGCGGTCGCCCGCGCGGCGACCTCTGGGAGAACTGCCTCTGGGGCGAATCCGTCACCACCGAGGGCAGCGACTTCTACTGCTTCCAGGCCATCCACCAGGAGTCCGACGTCGTCCCCGAGAACGTCGACGCGATCCGCGCGATCACGGACAGCGCGGACGCCGCGGAGTCGGTCGCGACGACGAACGACGCCCTCGGAATCTGATCGACCCACGAATCGTTAACCTATCCCTTTCTCACACTTTTGTAACTGAAGGAAAACCGCGGTAAGTCGTCCACCCGTACGTTCACGTGTGGAGGTGTTCACGATGGCACGACAACACTCGACCGGTCGTTTCGTCGCCGGCGCGCTCGCGGTGATCGCCGCAGTCGTCGCGGTGCCCGCGCTCGCCGGCGGACTCGGCGGCACCGCCGCGCCGATGCACCACGCGGCTGGCGGACACGTCGGCGGGTACGCGATGGGCGGCGGCTGGCTCGGCCTCGGCGGACCGGTGTGGTGGCTGCTCCTCGCGGCCGTCGCCGGCGTCGGCCTCCTCGCGTTCAGCGGCCGCGACGACACCGACGGCGACGACGCGCTGGCGGCGGCCCGGCGCGCGTACGCACGCGGCGATCTCACTGACGAGGAGTACGAGCGGCGCCGCGAGGCGCTCCGGACCGACGACTGACCGCGCCCGAGTCGGCCGCTCGCTCCCCAGACTCACACAGTCCGAACGCTTTTCGGTCGGCCCGCCTAACGTTCGGCCATGAGACGCGACGACCGGGACGACCCATTCGACGACATCTTCCGCGAGATCGAGCGGATGATGGACGACATGATGGACGGCGCGAGCGGTTTCGACGGCGACCAGTCCGGGTTCTCGACCGACACCCACGTCGACGTCCACGAGACCGACGACGAGGTGCGCGTCATCGCCGACCTCCCCGGCGTCGAGAAAGACGACATCTCCGTGCAGTGCGACGGCGAGCAGGTCACCATCAGCGCGCACGGCGAGACCCGCGAGTACGACGAGCGCATTACTCTCCCCGGCCCCGTCGACCCGCGCTCTGGTTCCGCGAGCTACAACAACGGTATCCTAGAAATCACGTTCGAGCGCGACGGCGAGTCGACGAACATCGACGTCGAGTAGTCAGCGCTCGCGCGCCGCAGTCTTCTCGACCACGTCCGCGAGCGCGTCGTAGAACCCTTCGTCGTACTTCTCCTCGTCGTCGATCGTCGGGCGCGCGTTCGTCTCGTTGACCACCGCGCGCTCGTCGGTCACGAGCAGATCCACGCCCAGAAAGTCGATGTCGAGTGCCGAAGCAGCGTCCACCGCGAGCTCCCGCAGCTCCTCGGGGAGCTCCACGCCGGCGGCGTCCGCGCCGCGGTGGACGTTGTGCTTCCATCCCTCCGGCGCAGACCGCCGAACTGCGCCGACGACCTCGCCGGCCAAGACCATCACGCGGTAGTCCGCGGCGTCCGGGAGGAACTCCTGCACCAGGTAGGACTTGTCGCCGGTCGCGCGGTAGTCGTGGACCAGTTCGAGGTAGTCGGTGACGCCGGACAGCGAGTCCGCGTCGTGGACCTTCGCGACGCCGACGCCGCGCGTCGTGGAGTTCGGCTTCACGACCACGGGCGCGTCGAAGCGCTCGAACGCTGCGCGTACTTCGTCCTCGTCGGCTGGATTCGAGACGTAGACCGTCTCCGGGACGGGGACGCCGGCGTCCGCGAGCGTCGCGAGCGCGCCGGCCTTGTTCCGGGAGCGCAGCACGGCCGCGCGGTCGTTCACCCACGGCACGCCGAGGAACGCGTCCACCACGCCGCCCTCCATCAGCCGCCCCGGGAACACGAACCCCGCGTCGAAGCGCTCCGGGTCGACGGGCGGGTCCGACAGCGGCGTGACGGCCTCGCGGACGGAGACGTGTTCGGCGCGAATCCCGCGGTCCGCCAGCGGCCCGCGCATCCGCTCGAACGTCTCCGTGTCGTTGGCGACCGCCAGCCCGAGCATACCTCGGAGTCGTCGCTGGAGGGCTAAAAGCCGGCGGTCGAAATCGAGAAGCCGAAGCCGTCGCTACGCACCAGCGAAACCGAAGAGAAGCGGCCGGGTTACCGGACCAGCAGTTCTTCGCCGCGCTCGACGTTGATCTTGCACGGCGGCGTGATCTTGTTGTACGCGCGACGGAACGCCTCTTTGACGGCTTCCGCCTGCTCGACCTCGCAGTACGCGGTGAACAGCTGCTCGCCCGGGTAGATGCGGGCGGCGGTGCCGACCGGGACGCCGAACGCCTGGCGCATCCCGTCGGAGACGCGGTCCGCACCCGCGCCGGTCGCCTGCTTGTTCTCCCGGATGATCTGGTGGGGGAACTTGCGGAGGCTCATCTTGTAGTTGCCCTCGCCGAGTTCCTTGATGAGGTGGCGGTTCGCGGACAGGCGCGCCGCCTCCAGGGAGCCGTGGCGGAGCTGGCACTCCTCCTCGGGCACGAGGCTGATCTGGACGGGGTAGTCGTCGGCGTCCGCCTGCAGGTCGCCCATCTGGTGCTGTGCGATCTTCGAGCCCGGAATGCCCGTGACGTAGTCGCGACGGGTGTACGACGGCTTGTCGATTTTCCGGTACATGGAGGCCGGCTTCTCGGACATGGTTACTACTGCATGCTCAGGGTCAGCGCGCGAATAAAGGCTTCGAACCCGCTCCGCC
Proteins encoded in this region:
- a CDS encoding aminopeptidase produces the protein MTALRAAAETAVEQCLGLEPEESCVVVTDDKRREIGEALYEVASEITDATLLRYPPGDQHGEEPPGPVAAAMADADVFIAPTTKSLSHTRARGAANDAGARGATLPGITEDVFTTGLDADYETIARHCEDMLAQVEDADELRVTTPAGTDTTFEPGNREWRDDTGIVHEPGDFSNLPAGEVFVSPEDANGTYVVDGTMMPHGRLDEDEELTFEVEDGYVTDISDSQVREQVEAASEQVGDDAYNLAELGIGTNVAVTELVGSVLLDEKAAGTVHVAIGDDAGIGGDTDAPLHLDGIIREPTVFADGEEVELPSP
- a CDS encoding type II glyceraldehyde-3-phosphate dehydrogenase, which translates into the protein MIRVGINGYGTIGKRVADAVRDQPDMDVVGVAKTRPNYEAEQAVERGYDLYAAIEDRAHQFSEAGIETAGLVDELVATSDVVVDATPSGIGAQNRSLYEEYDTPAIYQGGEDAGVADVSFNARSNYDDAVDADHVRVVSCNTTGLSRLVAPLREAYGVEKVRATLVRRGGDPSQTGRGPINDILPNPISIPSHHGPDVQTIFPDLDIDTLGLKVPATLMHMHAINVELAAEPDADEVRDLLGEQSRITVVDEDLGIEGTGQLKEWALDRGRPRGDLWENCLWGESVTTEGSDFYCFQAIHQESDVVPENVDAIRAITDSADAAESVATTNDALGI
- a CDS encoding SHOCT domain-containing protein, with translation MARQHSTGRFVAGALAVIAAVVAVPALAGGLGGTAAPMHHAAGGHVGGYAMGGGWLGLGGPVWWLLLAAVAGVGLLAFSGRDDTDGDDALAAARRAYARGDLTDEEYERRREALRTDD
- a CDS encoding Hsp20/alpha crystallin family protein, giving the protein MRRDDRDDPFDDIFREIERMMDDMMDGASGFDGDQSGFSTDTHVDVHETDDEVRVIADLPGVEKDDISVQCDGEQVTISAHGETREYDERITLPGPVDPRSGSASYNNGILEITFERDGESTNIDVE
- a CDS encoding RimK family alpha-L-glutamate ligase; its protein translation is MLGLAVANDTETFERMRGPLADRGIRAEHVSVREAVTPLSDPPVDPERFDAGFVFPGRLMEGGVVDAFLGVPWVNDRAAVLRSRNKAGALATLADAGVPVPETVYVSNPADEDEVRAAFERFDAPVVVKPNSTTRGVGVAKVHDADSLSGVTDYLELVHDYRATGDKSYLVQEFLPDAADYRVMVLAGEVVGAVRRSAPEGWKHNVHRGADAAGVELPEELRELAVDAASALDIDFLGVDLLVTDERAVVNETNARPTIDDEEKYDEGFYDALADVVEKTAARER
- a CDS encoding 50S ribosomal protein L16 — protein: MSEKPASMYRKIDKPSYTRRDYVTGIPGSKIAQHQMGDLQADADDYPVQISLVPEEECQLRHGSLEAARLSANRHLIKELGEGNYKMSLRKFPHQIIRENKQATGAGADRVSDGMRQAFGVPVGTAARIYPGEQLFTAYCEVEQAEAVKEAFRRAYNKITPPCKINVERGEELLVR